A stretch of DNA from Planococcus antarcticus DSM 14505:
TTTGACTTCCGGCTGTATACCAAAGAGACAGGGGAAAGCAAAATTCAATTGGCAGATGACATGATCCGTCAGCTTCCCACTTTGAAGCAGACTGCCTATGTGCTGTTTGATACTTGGTATACGGCCAGTTCCCTCATCAAAGCTGCCCGGTCAAAAAATCTCCATGTCATCAGCGCACTAAAAAGCAATCGGATCATCTATCCCAATGGGATCCGTATCCAGGTGAAGGAATTCGCCGCTTCCATTCAGGAGGTGGACACCGACTTGGTGACAGTCGGAAAAGCCACCTACCGGGTGTACCGCTACGTAGGCCCGCTGAGCGATGGGACGACAGGCACTGTCCTCTTGTCCTGGACCCCGGATCAGCCGATGGATCCCAAGCTGATGCGCTGTTTTTTCAGCACGGATGCAACATTAACCAGCGAACAGATTCTCCGTTATTATGGCGAACGGTGGAGCATCGAGACCTACTTTCAGACCGTCAAAAAACAGCTTGGGTTCGCGGGCTATCAAATCCGAAACGAACGGGCGATCCGCCGCTACTGGACAATCGTCCAGTTCACCTACGTCTTCGCGATGTATTTGCGGGACGAGGTTTTCCAGATTGCCATCCGGCAACTACGGCGCCAAAAGATGGGCAGTCTCATCGAGTTTGTCTATGAGGAATGCCAGAACGGAGTGGCGCTTGACCACATCAAAAATGAGCTACAGCCAGCGTAGGCACCCGTCTGTTCACATTCGTTGGGAATTTTTAACTGCAAAAATGCTCATTTAGAGTATATAAGTTGAATTAAAGAAGTGGTTTTTTTAACTCAATATATAGTTGATAAACGAAGAAGTCGCTCTAGACAGACGCTTTGGGCACACGGGATGTGGGTCATGCAACTGGCGCGACAGGACGGCACGGTGCCAATTGTCAAGGACGCCGCAGGAGCACATCTTTGCCCTTAGCCATCTTCTGTTCTTTGTTCCCAGCGACTTTAAGTACATCATCAGGATATGGAGCAAATTAGCGGAGACTCTTATGAGAGCAGCATATGCGACATAGCAAGAAATCCACTCGGGCGTCTAGCCCGAGTTAATTCGGCGCAAGCTCGCAGGAAAGCGTAGCTGGTTTGCGAAATAGCGACAGGCTGAAATCATCAGTTCAACTTATATAATAGGAAGAGGATGAAACATGAGATCACGTTTTAAACCATGGGCAGCAGATTTACTCGATACTCATCCGGAGATTGTTATTCCGAACCCAGAACAACAAAAAGGAAATTGGCACGAAGTCTTCGGCAATAACCACCCCCTTCATATTGAAGCAGGAACAGGAAAAGGCCGTTTTATTAGTGGTATGGCAAAAGCCAATCCCGATATCAACTATATTGGGATTGAACTGTTCGACAGCGTCATCGTCACGGCTCTTGAGAGCATTCTAGACGAAAAAAATGGTATTCCAAACTTGCGGCTTTTAAAGGTTAATGCGAGAAAAATCGCTGATTATTTCGAAAAAGGGGAAGTAGACAGGCTGTATTTGAACTTCTCGGATCCGTGGCCAAAAACACGACACGCTAAGCGTCGGTTAACGCATGAATCTTTCTTGAAGCTTTATGAAGCGGTATTGCCTAAAAATGGAGAAATCCATTTCAAGACGGATAACCGTAGACTTTTTGAATATTCACTTACCAGTATTTCTGAGTATGGTATGTTATTAAAAGATGTCTCTTTAGATCTCCATGACAATGAACCCAAATGGAACATCATGACAGAATATGAAGAGAAATTTTCAAAAAAAGGCCAGCCGATTTATCGGATGGAAGCACAGTTTTCAGTTAGCTACTCATGATAAGGGGGAAAAGGGAATGCAGAAATTTCAATTTCACGACATGGTTTTAACCTGGCTTGAGGGCGGAACGACTTTTTTGGATGGTGGCACGATGTTTGGAGTAGTGCCAAAATTCATCTGGTCAAAACGTTATCCAGCCAATGAAAACAATCAAATCGAGTTGCCAACACATCCGATTCTGGTCCAATTTGACGGGCATAATATCTTAATCGATAGCGGTCTTGGCGATGGCAAATTGACAGAGCGTCAACTGCGCAATTTAGGGGTTTCTGAGCAGTCAAGAGTAGAAGCGGATTTGGAGGAGCTTGGTTTGGTTGCCGAAGATATCGATACGATCTTGATGACCCACCTTCACGGAGACCATGCAGCCGGTTTAACCAAATGGCAAGGTGAAGAGCTGGTTTCAACTTTCCCGAATGCCAAGATCCACGTCTCAGCAGTAGAATGGAATGAAATGCAGCATCCGAATATCCGCTCACGTAATACGTACTGGAAAGAAAATTGGGAGCCAATCGTTGGTCAGGTGGAAACCTTTGAAGATGAGAAAACCTTGTTTGATGCCATCACGCTCATTCATACCGGAGGCCATTCAGATGGTCATAGTGTCATTAAAAT
This window harbors:
- a CDS encoding YtnP family quorum-quenching lactonase, with amino-acid sequence MQKFQFHDMVLTWLEGGTTFLDGGTMFGVVPKFIWSKRYPANENNQIELPTHPILVQFDGHNILIDSGLGDGKLTERQLRNLGVSEQSRVEADLEELGLVAEDIDTILMTHLHGDHAAGLTKWQGEELVSTFPNAKIHVSAVEWNEMQHPNIRSRNTYWKENWEPIVGQVETFEDEKTLFDAITLIHTGGHSDGHSVIKMTSGNETILHMADIMPTHAHQNPLWVLAFDDYPMDSIYAKEKLMKEALENGYYFSFYHDAYYRILKWSTDGKEIVESLVRKEKKV
- the trmB gene encoding tRNA (guanosine(46)-N7)-methyltransferase TrmB, with the protein product MRSRFKPWAADLLDTHPEIVIPNPEQQKGNWHEVFGNNHPLHIEAGTGKGRFISGMAKANPDINYIGIELFDSVIVTALESILDEKNGIPNLRLLKVNARKIADYFEKGEVDRLYLNFSDPWPKTRHAKRRLTHESFLKLYEAVLPKNGEIHFKTDNRRLFEYSLTSISEYGMLLKDVSLDLHDNEPKWNIMTEYEEKFSKKGQPIYRMEAQFSVSYS
- a CDS encoding IS701-like element ISPlan1 family transposase, which encodes MNRLSYQQEIDNGFADWNLGFYFSKPVLKHLAHFTDGILSIGFTGKLTEIHTASRNENHRTLLGHFLKQGVWNEQFLLGQTQQHILRKVAKDEPLFVLIDDTICKKTKPSSRAKSPIDACGFHYSHADGKSVWGHQGVEMMVKSAGRAFPFDFRLYTKETGESKIQLADDMIRQLPTLKQTAYVLFDTWYTASSLIKAARSKNLHVISALKSNRIIYPNGIRIQVKEFAASIQEVDTDLVTVGKATYRVYRYVGPLSDGTTGTVLLSWTPDQPMDPKLMRCFFSTDATLTSEQILRYYGERWSIETYFQTVKKQLGFAGYQIRNERAIRRYWTIVQFTYVFAMYLRDEVFQIAIRQLRRQKMGSLIEFVYEECQNGVALDHIKNELQPA